Proteins co-encoded in one Gehongia tenuis genomic window:
- a CDS encoding response regulator transcription factor encodes MAKRILVVDDEPLIVKGLKYSLEQDGYEVDSAADGEEAIQKFEAGSFDMILLDVMLPKMNGIEVCQRIREKSNVPIIMLTAKGEDMDKILGLEYGADDYMTKPFNILEVKARIKSILRRTQAFGAEAPKDVIKVRDMVINLSSRSVKIGDREVNLTAKEFDLLKLLAMNPGKVFSRENLLENIWKYDYLGDLRTVDVHIRRLREKVEANPGQPSYIFTKWGVGYYFADQ; translated from the coding sequence TTGGCGAAGAGGATTTTGGTTGTGGACGATGAGCCTTTGATTGTGAAAGGCCTGAAATATAGTTTGGAGCAGGACGGTTACGAGGTGGATTCGGCCGCGGACGGCGAGGAAGCCATTCAGAAGTTTGAGGCCGGTTCCTTCGATATGATTCTGCTGGATGTGATGCTGCCCAAGATGAACGGCATCGAGGTGTGCCAGCGCATCCGGGAAAAATCCAATGTGCCCATCATTATGCTCACCGCCAAGGGCGAGGACATGGACAAGATCCTGGGCCTTGAATACGGCGCTGACGATTACATGACCAAACCCTTCAACATTCTTGAGGTGAAGGCGCGCATCAAATCCATTCTCCGCCGGACGCAGGCTTTCGGCGCCGAGGCGCCGAAGGACGTGATCAAGGTCCGGGATATGGTGATCAATCTCAGCAGCCGTTCGGTAAAGATTGGGGATCGGGAGGTGAACCTCACCGCCAAAGAATTTGATCTGCTGAAGCTTCTTGCCATGAACCCCGGCAAGGTTTTCAGCCGGGAGAACCTTTTGGAGAATATCTGGAAGTATGACTATCTGGGCGATCTTCGTACGGTGGACGTGCACATCCGCCGCCTGAGAGAAAAGGTGGAGGCCAATCCTGGCCAACCCAGCTATATCTTCACGAAATGGGGAGTGGGTTACTACTTTGCGGATCAATAG